One genomic window of Sporosarcina ureae includes the following:
- a CDS encoding M20 family metallo-hydrolase, whose amino-acid sequence MKALTYSIHADRLNDNLQVLGRIGKIGSTGVSRLAHSTEDKRAVYHVKKYMDQIGLKTEIDHFGNLIGRMDGVANDSPALVIGSHIDSQPYGGRYDGALGVIGAIEVLETLHDKGIKPEIPIVIFAFADEEGSRFNKGLFGVRGMLGKLEEGELERSDKNGMTRREALIEFGCDPSKFKESLIDTSTIAAFLELHIEQGPVLEAKDEPVGIVTGISGPLWLTVEMEGMAGHAGSVPMPMRQDALVGAAKGIIKLNELAQGVSGAPTVSTVGSLQVFPDSRNIIPEKVTFTVDLRDIDESRRDQIEQAFLQELEEIAVEHSLSYKISEDTRSEPRFCNENIMQIMREESAEMNLTPPELMSGPFHDSLEMSYVCDYGMIFVRSKDGISHNPKEYSSPEDIALGVELLYKTVYRMACQK is encoded by the coding sequence ATGAAAGCGCTAACATATTCAATTCATGCAGATAGATTAAATGATAACCTACAAGTTTTGGGTAGAATAGGGAAAATCGGTTCCACTGGAGTCTCCAGACTTGCACACTCAACTGAGGATAAACGAGCTGTGTATCATGTGAAAAAGTATATGGATCAAATCGGTCTAAAGACGGAAATTGATCATTTTGGGAATTTAATTGGGAGGATGGATGGCGTAGCGAATGATTCCCCAGCTTTAGTAATTGGCTCACATATTGATTCGCAACCTTATGGTGGAAGATACGATGGGGCGCTTGGAGTAATCGGGGCGATTGAAGTGTTGGAAACGCTGCATGATAAGGGAATAAAGCCTGAAATCCCAATTGTGATATTTGCTTTTGCTGATGAAGAAGGCTCACGATTCAATAAAGGCTTGTTTGGTGTAAGAGGCATGTTAGGTAAATTAGAGGAGGGAGAGCTCGAGCGGAGTGATAAGAATGGAATGACGAGGCGAGAGGCACTCATTGAATTTGGTTGCGATCCGTCAAAGTTTAAAGAGTCACTGATTGATACTTCTACAATAGCAGCATTTTTAGAGCTTCATATTGAACAAGGGCCAGTTTTGGAAGCGAAAGATGAACCTGTTGGAATAGTTACGGGTATTTCTGGCCCTTTATGGTTGACGGTTGAAATGGAGGGAATGGCTGGTCATGCTGGATCTGTGCCGATGCCGATGCGTCAAGATGCTTTAGTAGGTGCCGCTAAAGGAATTATAAAGCTCAATGAGTTAGCTCAAGGTGTTTCAGGAGCACCAACAGTTAGTACAGTTGGAAGTTTGCAAGTATTTCCAGACTCTCGCAATATCATTCCTGAAAAAGTTACTTTTACCGTTGATTTGCGGGATATTGATGAAAGTCGACGGGATCAAATTGAACAAGCTTTTCTTCAAGAGCTAGAAGAAATTGCGGTTGAACATAGCTTATCCTATAAAATCAGTGAAGATACACGAAGTGAGCCTAGATTTTGTAATGAAAATATTATGCAGATTATGAGAGAAGAAAGTGCAGAAATGAACTTAACCCCTCCAGAGTTAATGAGTGGTCCTTTTCATGATTCGCTTGAAATGTCTTATGTATGTGACTACGGTATGATTTTTGTTCGTTCAAAGGATGGGATTAGTCATAATCCAAAAGAATATAGTTCACCAGAAGATATTGCACTAGGAGTGGAGCTCCTTTATAAAACTGTTTATAGAATGGCTTGTCAAAAGTAA
- the rbsB gene encoding ribose ABC transporter substrate-binding protein RbsB — MKNIKWLLLLAVVFVMAACSLDQPGSESSSDDKGEAGNEGDKAYKIGLSVSTLNNPFFVTLSEGVKEQAKESGSEVIVVDAQDDASKQASDVEDLIQQGVDLLIINPTDSEAVVSAVESANSSKVPVITVDRRAEGGEVVSHIASDNKAGGVLAGEYMMELLGEDNPKVAELEGIAGSSAARDRGAGFNEAVDGKVNIVAKQTANFNRAEGLTVMENILQANPDIQGVFAHNDEMALGALEAIQSAGKDIQVIGFDATDDAIKSVKDGKLSATIAQKPEEIGMKAMKAAVAKLNGEEVDADIPVDLELIKE; from the coding sequence ATGAAAAATATCAAATGGTTACTACTTTTGGCAGTCGTGTTCGTCATGGCAGCTTGTTCATTGGATCAGCCAGGTTCAGAGTCTTCATCGGATGATAAAGGCGAGGCTGGAAATGAAGGCGACAAAGCGTATAAAATCGGGCTTTCCGTATCGACGCTTAACAATCCATTCTTCGTGACGTTGAGTGAAGGTGTGAAGGAACAAGCGAAAGAATCTGGATCCGAAGTCATCGTAGTAGATGCACAAGACGATGCATCTAAACAAGCGAGTGACGTAGAAGATTTAATTCAGCAAGGTGTAGATTTATTGATCATCAACCCTACAGATTCTGAAGCGGTTGTCTCTGCAGTGGAATCGGCAAATAGTTCTAAAGTTCCGGTCATCACGGTAGACCGCAGAGCAGAAGGTGGAGAAGTTGTTTCCCACATTGCTTCAGATAATAAAGCGGGCGGCGTGTTAGCTGGAGAATACATGATGGAATTACTTGGCGAGGATAACCCGAAAGTGGCGGAACTTGAAGGGATCGCAGGTTCATCCGCAGCGCGTGACCGTGGAGCGGGCTTTAACGAAGCGGTTGACGGCAAAGTGAATATCGTGGCGAAACAAACAGCGAACTTTAACCGTGCAGAAGGTTTGACAGTAATGGAGAACATTTTGCAAGCTAACCCGGACATCCAAGGCGTATTCGCGCATAATGATGAGATGGCATTGGGCGCACTAGAAGCCATTCAGTCAGCTGGTAAGGACATTCAAGTGATTGGATTCGACGCGACAGACGACGCGATCAAATCTGTCAAAGACGGTAAGTTGTCTGCGACGATTGCACAGAAGCCCGAGGAAATCGGGATGAAAGCAATGAAGGCGGCGGTTGCAAAGCTAAACGGCGAAGAAGTAGACGCAGATATTCCAGTTGATTTGGAGTTAATTAAAGAGTAA
- a CDS encoding sodium:solute symporter family protein, translating to MEHWLIALIIMIGYLVIALVVGVWAGKGQDSNSLDEFAVAGGKLGLIVMWFLMGGAVFSAFSFLGAPGWAYEKGAPAYYIIIYTAFAILPWYIIGPKISKIGKKFNLYTLSSFFRIRYRSKTLGIIVGLLALLASIQYLATQLTGMAHIFNIMTEGRIPFWLGALLAYGIVVVYVATGGLRAAAWSDVFQGLLMIIISWVIGIAIVNQLHDSMGVMFTNIAAESPGFLQIGKEGSTMGTIPFTTTILVSVIGFLMWPHLFTKSYASGPKVIKKTVLVYPIFALFLVPLLLVGFAAKGIVDANLIESADQVLPFLITTVMNLPGWVYGLVGAGALAAAMSSADAITHNATLETTDGVIRTIFKDLSDKTVLKIMRIGVFVIGGLAYIITIFGGQGLIVLLLGAYGAIVQFAPGVYSALYWRGATAKGVICGLVVGAILNFYFQLVADSTPLGIHAGIIGLIVNVVIMIVVSLLTKSERSEEEDIYIRS from the coding sequence ATGGAGCATTGGCTAATTGCGTTAATTATTATGATTGGTTATTTAGTCATCGCATTGGTTGTTGGTGTGTGGGCGGGTAAAGGTCAAGATTCTAATTCTCTTGATGAATTCGCTGTTGCAGGAGGTAAATTGGGGTTAATTGTCATGTGGTTCTTGATGGGAGGAGCTGTATTTAGTGCTTTCTCATTTTTAGGCGCACCTGGTTGGGCCTATGAAAAAGGAGCACCTGCTTACTATATTATTATCTATACAGCATTTGCGATACTACCTTGGTATATTATCGGACCTAAAATTTCGAAAATCGGAAAGAAGTTCAATCTTTACACGTTATCTTCATTTTTTAGAATCCGTTATAGAAGTAAGACTCTCGGAATAATAGTTGGTTTACTTGCATTATTAGCTTCTATTCAATATTTAGCTACCCAGTTAACAGGGATGGCACACATTTTTAATATTATGACAGAAGGCAGAATTCCTTTTTGGCTTGGAGCTCTACTTGCATACGGAATTGTTGTTGTCTATGTGGCAACAGGAGGGCTACGAGCTGCGGCTTGGTCTGACGTATTCCAAGGATTACTGATGATCATTATTTCATGGGTTATAGGAATAGCGATCGTGAATCAATTACACGACTCCATGGGTGTCATGTTCACGAATATTGCTGCTGAGAGCCCTGGGTTTTTACAGATAGGAAAAGAAGGATCTACGATGGGGACAATCCCCTTTACAACGACTATTTTAGTATCCGTAATTGGATTCTTGATGTGGCCACATTTATTTACAAAGTCATATGCATCCGGCCCTAAAGTCATTAAGAAAACAGTATTGGTTTACCCGATATTTGCTCTATTCTTAGTACCTTTATTGCTGGTTGGTTTTGCAGCTAAAGGCATTGTAGATGCGAACTTGATTGAAAGTGCGGATCAGGTACTCCCATTCTTGATCACCACTGTCATGAATCTACCAGGTTGGGTGTATGGACTAGTTGGCGCTGGAGCACTAGCGGCTGCAATGTCTTCTGCTGATGCGATTACGCACAACGCAACCTTGGAAACAACGGACGGTGTAATTCGTACCATTTTCAAAGATTTATCCGACAAGACTGTTTTAAAGATTATGCGTATAGGTGTATTCGTCATCGGTGGATTGGCTTATATTATCACCATTTTTGGAGGTCAAGGATTAATCGTCTTACTCTTAGGTGCTTATGGAGCGATTGTACAATTTGCTCCAGGAGTTTACAGTGCACTGTATTGGCGAGGAGCAACAGCAAAAGGAGTGATTTGTGGCTTGGTAGTGGGCGCTATATTAAATTTCTATTTCCAACTAGTTGCAGACT